A genome region from Paradevosia shaoguanensis includes the following:
- a CDS encoding amidohydrolase/deacetylase family metallohydrolase has protein sequence MGGYSLEHVRPIGFPDAAGPRDIHVDAQGFVCAEPVAGAERIDCRGAFVSPGWADLHVHVWYGGSDFSVRADEAGLNRGVTAMADAGSAGEATFHGLREYVLERQRETIKAFINIGSIGLVAANRVSELSGPGSIDVERTRRVIAANRDVICGVKVRCSGLVVGQWGLEPLRIARAVADEAGLSLMVHIGEAPPAVEDVLELLAPGDLVTHCFHGKQGTALFETPERVALACAAAARGVRFDVGHGAASYSFDMAERALLAGFKPFSISTDLHQRNIRGPVYDLATTASKLLAIGLPLEDCVLAISERPRSVLGLESARNLEVGSRADLTVFELLASDLVAADSLGASRNLPTLFRPLYAALGSVLQRVPDKAGV, from the coding sequence ATGGGCGGCTATTCGCTTGAACACGTCCGGCCGATCGGCTTTCCCGACGCTGCCGGCCCGCGCGACATCCATGTCGACGCGCAAGGCTTCGTCTGCGCCGAACCGGTCGCCGGCGCCGAGCGCATCGATTGCCGCGGCGCCTTCGTCTCCCCCGGCTGGGCAGACCTGCACGTCCATGTCTGGTATGGCGGCTCCGACTTTTCCGTCCGCGCCGATGAAGCAGGCCTCAACCGTGGCGTCACCGCCATGGCCGATGCCGGCTCGGCAGGCGAGGCCACTTTCCACGGTCTGCGCGAATACGTCCTCGAGCGCCAACGCGAAACCATAAAGGCCTTCATCAATATCGGCTCGATCGGACTGGTCGCCGCCAACCGTGTCTCCGAACTCTCCGGTCCCGGCTCGATCGACGTCGAGCGCACAAGGCGCGTGATCGCCGCCAATCGCGACGTCATCTGCGGCGTAAAGGTCCGGTGCAGCGGCCTCGTCGTCGGCCAATGGGGCCTCGAACCTCTCCGCATCGCACGCGCAGTGGCTGACGAAGCCGGCCTTTCGCTGATGGTCCATATCGGGGAGGCCCCGCCGGCCGTCGAAGACGTCCTCGAACTCCTCGCGCCGGGCGATCTCGTCACCCATTGCTTCCACGGCAAGCAGGGCACGGCGCTCTTCGAGACCCCAGAGCGCGTGGCCCTGGCCTGCGCGGCCGCCGCCCGCGGCGTGCGGTTCGATGTCGGCCACGGCGCCGCGTCCTACAGTTTCGACATGGCCGAACGCGCGCTCCTCGCGGGCTTCAAGCCGTTCTCGATCTCGACCGACCTCCACCAGCGCAATATCCGCGGTCCCGTCTACGACCTGGCCACGACCGCCTCGAAACTCCTCGCCATCGGTCTTCCCCTCGAAGATTGCGTCCTTGCGATTTCAGAGCGTCCTCGCAGCGTTCTCGGGCTCGAATCGGCGCGCAACCTCGAAGTCGGCAGCCGTGCGGACCTCACGGTTTTCGAACTCCTCGCCAGCGATCTCGTCGCCGCCGACAGCCTCGGCGCATCGCGGAATCTGCCGACCCTATTCCGGCCGCTCTATGCGGCATTGGGCTCTGTTCTCCAGCGCGTGCCCGACAAAGCCGGCGTCTGA
- a CDS encoding VOC family protein, with translation MAKNTICIWYDKEAEEAARFYAELFPDSKVTAVRRAPGDNPSGKAGEVLTVEFTICGVPCIGLNGGPAFKHSEAFSFQIATDDQEETDRYWNAIVGNGGEESACGWCKDRWGLSWQITPRTLSEAMIAGGDEAKRAFDAMMKMKKIDVAAIDAARRG, from the coding sequence ATTGCCAAGAACACCATTTGCATCTGGTACGACAAGGAAGCCGAGGAGGCCGCGCGCTTTTATGCCGAGCTCTTCCCAGACAGCAAGGTAACGGCGGTGCGCCGTGCGCCCGGCGACAATCCCTCCGGCAAGGCCGGCGAGGTGCTCACCGTCGAATTCACCATCTGCGGCGTGCCCTGCATCGGCCTCAATGGCGGGCCGGCCTTCAAGCACAGCGAGGCCTTTTCCTTCCAGATCGCCACCGACGATCAGGAGGAAACCGATCGCTACTGGAACGCCATCGTCGGCAATGGCGGGGAGGAGAGCGCCTGCGGCTGGTGCAAGGACAGGTGGGGCCTTTCCTGGCAGATCACCCCGCGCACGCTGAGCGAAGCGATGATCGCGGGCGGCGACGAAGCGAAGCGCGCGTTCGACGCCATGATGAAGATGAAGAAGATCGACGTCGCCGCGATCGACGCCGCCCGGCGCGGCTAG
- a CDS encoding LysR family transcriptional regulator — protein MDWNLIRAFLATAETGSLSAAALELKLTQPTLSRQVSALEVSLGILLFDRVGRSLVLTPSGKDLLVHVRRMGEAAEELALVASGQAQSIEGLVKISASDIVAAYVLPPLLRQLHERAPGIRVQIVASNGLSDILRREADIAIRHVRPAQPDLVARRCRDSAAHLYSSRSYLVARGRPERVEDLATADFVGFFRVEDLLAALRDERGLPLTVENFRWSANSFVVALEMVRQGLGIGVVQREAAERHDDIVQVLPELDPFPIPVWLATHAELHTSRRIRLVFDFLAEMLG, from the coding sequence ATGGACTGGAACCTCATCAGGGCATTTCTCGCGACGGCCGAGACGGGCTCGCTGTCGGCCGCGGCCCTCGAACTCAAGCTGACGCAACCGACGCTCAGCCGGCAGGTCAGCGCGCTCGAAGTAAGCCTGGGCATCCTGCTCTTCGACCGCGTCGGGCGCTCGCTGGTGCTGACGCCCTCGGGCAAGGATCTGCTCGTGCACGTGCGGCGCATGGGAGAGGCTGCCGAGGAACTGGCGCTCGTGGCTTCGGGGCAGGCGCAATCGATCGAGGGGCTGGTCAAGATCTCGGCCAGCGACATCGTCGCCGCCTATGTGCTGCCCCCGCTCCTGCGGCAACTGCACGAGCGGGCGCCGGGCATTCGGGTGCAAATCGTGGCCTCGAACGGGCTGAGCGATATCCTGCGTCGCGAGGCCGATATCGCCATCCGGCATGTCCGCCCTGCCCAGCCGGACCTGGTGGCCCGCCGGTGTCGCGACAGCGCCGCCCATCTCTATTCCTCGCGCTCCTATCTCGTGGCGCGAGGGCGGCCAGAGCGGGTGGAAGACCTGGCGACGGCGGATTTCGTCGGCTTCTTCAGGGTCGAGGATTTGTTGGCGGCGCTGCGCGACGAGCGCGGGCTGCCGCTTACGGTCGAGAACTTCCGCTGGAGCGCCAACAGCTTTGTGGTCGCGCTCGAAATGGTGCGACAAGGACTGGGGATCGGGGTCGTGCAGCGAGAGGCAGCGGAGCGGCATGACGACATCGTTCAGGTGCTGCCCGAACTCGATCCGTTCCCGATCCCGGTCTGGCTGGCGACCCATGCCGAACTCCATACCAGCCGCCGCATACGGCTGGTGTTCGACTTTCTGGCCGAGATGCTTGGCTAG
- a CDS encoding class I SAM-dependent methyltransferase: MNTESRFWDRLAARYARQPIADEAAYQHKLRVTQGYLRPDMQLLEFGCGTGSTALIHAPHVAHIRAIDYSENMLAIARGKARDAGIENVTFEQADIAGLDVPDATYDMVLGLSILHLLHDKQAVIDKVARMLKPGGLFVSSTACLGDTMAVFKYLAPAGKALRLLPQLDVMTTAELRRSVEQGGFGIEQLWQPKRGAAVFIVARKPG; encoded by the coding sequence GTGAACACTGAGAGCCGGTTCTGGGACAGGCTGGCGGCGCGCTATGCGCGCCAGCCGATTGCCGACGAGGCGGCCTATCAGCACAAGCTGCGCGTCACGCAGGGCTATCTCAGGCCTGACATGCAATTGCTCGAATTCGGCTGCGGCACGGGCAGCACCGCGCTCATCCATGCGCCCCATGTCGCCCATATCCGCGCCATCGACTATTCCGAGAACATGCTGGCCATCGCTCGCGGCAAGGCCCGGGATGCGGGAATCGAAAACGTCACTTTCGAGCAGGCCGACATTGCCGGCCTCGATGTACCCGATGCCACCTATGACATGGTGCTCGGACTCAGCATCCTCCATCTCCTCCACGACAAGCAGGCGGTGATCGACAAGGTCGCGCGCATGCTCAAGCCCGGCGGCCTCTTTGTCAGCAGCACGGCGTGCCTGGGCGACACCATGGCGGTGTTCAAATACCTGGCGCCCGCCGGCAAGGCCCTGCGCCTCCTGCCGCAACTCGACGTCATGACGACCGCTGAGCTGCGACGCAGCGTGGAGCAGGGCGGTTTCGGCATAGAGCAGCTCTGGCAGCCCAAGCGCGGCGCCGCCGTCTTCATCGTCGCCCGCAAGCCCGGCTAG